From Primulina tabacum isolate GXHZ01 chromosome 2, ASM2559414v2, whole genome shotgun sequence, one genomic window encodes:
- the LOC142536847 gene encoding protein STRICTOSIDINE SYNTHASE-LIKE 6-like, producing the protein MAKNTREPVSTMQKSVYRPAIFVSLLLLPVLSIFLYQLDSFDPAEYPDKELTRREALFVPHRNAHMLRGSERLGEGRLLAPEDVAFDPKTGVLYTGCEDGWVHRVSLNGSVVEKWVNTAGRPLGIVHGLHGEVIVADAVKGLLNISSEGSIELLTDEAEGLKFKLTDAVDIGRDGTLYFTDASYKYGLHEFIWDILEGRPYGRFLSYNPSTKETRILVRDLYFANGVAVSPDQSFVIFCETALRRCQRYYLEGRRKGSVDMFIDNLPGVPDNIRYDGEGLYWIALSTGISYPTDLLQRYPFIRKVVAIMERYIGRPKIEKNGGAIAVDLDGKPTALYQDRDISSMSSAIKIGDHLYCGSVSSPYILRLNVDRYPATPTV; encoded by the exons ATGGCAAAAAACACCAGAGAACCGGTTTCCACAATGCAAAAATCAGTATATCGTCCCGCCATTTTCGTCTCACTGCTGCTATTACCCGTGCTTTCGATTTTCCTGTACCAGCTCGATTCGTTCGACCCGGCTGAGTATCCAGACAAAGAGTTGACCCGGAGAGAGGCCTTGTTTGTTCCTCACCGGAACGCCCACATGCTGAGGGGTTCCGAAAGACTTGGGGAAGGTCGATTGCTGGCGCCGGAGGACGTAGCTTTTGATCCAAAGACAGGGGTTCTGTACACTGGTTGTGAAGATGGATGGGTTCACAGGGTCAGTTTGAATGGGTCGGTGGTGGAGAAATGGGTCAACACGGCGGGGAGGCCGCTGGGGATCGTTCATGGGCTCCACGGCGAGGTTATTGTTGCAGATGCTGTGAAG GGATTATTGAACATAAGCAGTGAGGGCTCAATAGAATTACTAACCGATGAGGCTGAGGGTCTAAAGTTCAAGTTAACAGACGCCGTTGATATCGGTCGAGATGGCACGCTCTATTTCACCGATGCTTCGTATAAATACGGTCTACATGAGTTTATCTGGGACATTTTAGAAGGTAGGCCCTATGGAAGATTCTTGAGCTATAATCCATCAACCAAAGAAACAAGAATCCTGGTCCGGGATTTATATTTtgcaaatggtgttgctgtctcccCTGATCAGAGTTTCGTTATTTTTTGCGAAACCGCCTT GAGAAGATGTCAAAGGTACTACTTAGAAGGTCGCAGAAAAGGATCGGTAGACATGTTTATTGATAACTTGCCTGGGGTTCCTGACAACATTCGTTATGATGGCGAAGGCCTATACTGGATTGCCTTAAGCACG GGGATTTCATATCCTACGGATCTGCTTCAAAGATATCCTTTCATTCGAAAAGTTGTTGCAATCATGGAGAGGTACATTGGTCGTCCGAAAATAGAGAAAAATGGAGGGGCTATAGCTGTCGATTTGGATGGAAAGCCAACTGCACTGTATCAAGATCGTGATATCTCATCGATGTCTAGTGCTATCAAAATCGGGGATCACTTGTATTGTGGATCTGTATCATCTCCATACATTCTACGCCTCAACGTGGATCGATATCCTGCCACGCCGACGGTATGA
- the LOC142536844 gene encoding monosaccharide-sensing protein 2-like, translating into MSLIGATVITTFSGSVSDSLGRRPMLLISSILYFLSGLVMLWSPNVYVLLLARLLDGFGIGLAVTLVPVYISETAPPEIRGLLNTLPQFTGSAGMFLSYCMVFGMSLMDSPSWRLMLGVLSIPSIIYIALAVFFLPESPRWLVSKGKMKEAKQVLQMLRGREDVSGEMALLVEGLDVGGETSIEEYIIGPDDDLADDQELALEKDRIKLYGAEEGQSWIAKPVKGQSTLGMVSRYGSVSNQSMSLMDPMVTLFGSVHEKLPESGSMRSMLFPNFGSMFNVAENNAKNEHWDEESPKRDREHESDASGDESDDNLRSPLLSREDTNAEKENADDQVSGMGIGGGWQLAYRKDDKIPGGVKRIYLHQEGGPGSRRGSVLSLSGGDAPADGEFIHAAALVSQSVLRPGDLTSQHQISVAVDKRAEYSPKRSSWKELFEPGVKHALFVGVGIQILQQFSGINGVLYYTPQILEQAGVGVLLSNLGISSDSASLLISALTTLLMLPSIGVAMRLMDIAGRRWLLLSTLPILLISLIVLVLGNVIHLGSIVHAVISTVSVIVYFCCFVMGFGPVPNILCAEIFPTRVRGLCIAICALTFWIGDIIVTYSLPVMLNSIGLAGVFGIYAVVCTIAWFFVLFKVPETKGMPLEVITEFFAVGAKRTAGNN; encoded by the exons ATGTCCCTTATCGGAGCAACAGTAATCACAACATTTTCCGGATCCGTATCCGATTCTCTCGGGCGTCGCCCAATGCTGTTAATCTCATCCATTttgtatttccttagtggaTTAGTGATGTTATGGTCCCCAAATGTGTATGTACTTCTCTTGGCAAGGCTTTTAGATGGTTTCGGGATTGGTCTTGCTGTTACTCTTGTTCCTGTCTACATATCTGAGACTGCCCCGCCAGAAATAAGAGGATTATTAAACACCCTTCCACAGTTCACGGGTTCTGCGGGCATGTTCCTGTCGTATTGTATGGTTTTCGGTATGTCATTGATGGATTCCCCTAGTTGGAGATTGATGCTTGGGGTTCTATCAATTCCTTCTATTATTTATATTGCTCTGGCTGTGTTTTTCTTGCCTGAATCTCCAAGATGGCTAGTGAGTAAAGGAAAGATGAAAGAGGCGAAGCAAGTTTTACAGATGTTACGTGGAAGGGAAGATGTCTCAG GTGAAATGGCTTTATTAGTGGAGGGTCTGGATGTTGGAGGTGAAACATCCATAGAAGAGTATATAATTGGTCCAGACGATGATCTTGCTGATGACCAAGAGCTTGCCTTAGAGAAGGACCGTATCAAATTATACGGTGCCGAAGAGGGACAATCTTGGATAGCCAAACCTGTCAAAGGGCAGAGTACTTTGGGTATGGTCTCCCGTTACGGGAGCGTGTCTAACCAAAGTATGTCTCTTATGGATCCAATGGTGACTCTCTTCGGAAGTGTTCATGAGAAGCTCCCGGAATCGGGAAGCATGAGAAGCATGCTGTTTCCAAATTTCGGAAGCATGTTCAATGTTGCTGAGAATAATGCTAAGAACGAACATTGGGACGAGGAAAGCCCAAAAAGGGACCGTGAACACGAGTCAGATGCTTCTGGGGATGAATCTGACGACAATTTAAGGAGTCCGTTGCTTTCTCGTGAGGATACAAATGCTGAAAAGGAGAATGCCGATGATCAAGTTAGTGGCATGGGGATTGGTGGTGGTTGGCAGCTGGCTTATCGAAAAGACGATAAAATTCCTGGAGGCGTCAAGAGGATTTACTTGCATCAAGAGGGTGGTCCCGGATCAAGGCGTGGATCTGTTCTCTCTCTTTCAGGGGGAGACGCTCCTGCTGATGGCGAGTTTATTCATGCAGCTGCGTTGGTTAGCCAGTCTGTTCTTCGTCCAGGTGACCTCACTAGCCAGCATCAAATTAGTGTCGCTGTGGATAAACGAGCTGAGTATTCTCCAAAAAGATCAAGTTGGAAGGAACTTTTTGAGCCAGGAGTTAAACATGCATTGTTTGTAGGTGTTGGAATTCAAATTCTTCAACAG TTTTCGGGTATCAATGGAGTACTCTACTACACTCCTCAAATCCTGGAACAAGCCGGAGTGGGAGTTCTTCTGTCGAATTTGGGCATTAGTTCAGACTCTGCATCTCTTCTTATAAGTGCTCTCACAACATTGTTGATGCTTCCCAGCATTGGTGTTGCTATGAGACTTATGGATATTGCTGGCAGAAG GTGGCTACTACTATCAACTTTACCCATTCTATTGATATCACTTATTGTCTTGGTCCTTGGGAATGTCATCCATCTGGGCAGCATTGTGCATGCAGTTATCTCAACTGTTAGCGTGATAGTTTACTTCTGCTGCTTCGTTATGGGATTTGGACCGGTCCCTAACATCCTCTGTGCAGAAATCTTCCCCACTCGTGTTCGTGGACTCTGTATTGCGATATGTGCTCTCACATTTTGGATCGGGGACATAATAGTCACATATTCTCTCCCAGTCATGCTCAACTCCATTGGACTTGCCGGTGTCTTTGGCATTTACGCTGTTGTCTGCACCATTGCATGGTTTTTTGTGTTATTTAAAGTCCCGGAAACAAAAGGGATGCCTCTTGAAGTTATAACTGAATTCTTTGCGGTTGGAGCGAAACGAACTGCTGGAAACAACTGA